The Candidatus Limnocylindria bacterium genome has a window encoding:
- a CDS encoding trimeric intracellular cation channel family protein, producing MTPAVDLAGTFVFALSGAVAGVRRELDLFGVVVVALAAGIAGGILRDVLLDQSPPIALGDWRFVAACVLASVVVLVWHRGLGRAAGVVVVFDAAGLALFAVTGTLRALTLSVEPVGAIVVGVLTGIGGGIARDLLVGEIPFVLQRDVYALAALAGSVTMAVGYELALPLGLVAPSAAIICFVTRVIAWRRGWNLQRVRAD from the coding sequence ATGACGCCCGCCGTCGATCTTGCTGGCACCTTCGTGTTTGCGCTCAGCGGTGCGGTTGCGGGCGTTCGTCGCGAACTCGATCTCTTCGGCGTCGTCGTGGTCGCGCTCGCGGCAGGTATCGCGGGCGGGATCTTGCGTGATGTGCTTCTTGACCAGAGTCCCCCGATTGCGCTTGGCGATTGGCGGTTCGTCGCGGCCTGCGTCCTCGCGAGCGTCGTCGTCCTCGTCTGGCATCGGGGGCTCGGCCGCGCGGCCGGCGTCGTCGTCGTGTTCGACGCGGCCGGCCTCGCACTCTTCGCCGTAACCGGGACCCTGCGAGCGCTGACGCTGTCGGTCGAACCGGTGGGGGCGATCGTCGTGGGCGTCCTCACGGGGATCGGTGGTGGCATCGCACGCGACCTCCTTGTGGGCGAGATCCCTTTCGTCTTGCAGCGGGACGTGTACGCCCTCGCGGCGCTCGCCGGCTCGGTCACCATGGCCGTGGGTTACGAGCTCGCCCTTCCCCTCGGCCTCGTGGCCCCATCCGCCGCGATCATCTGTTTCGTCACGAGAGTGATCGCGTGGCGTCGCGGCTGGAATCTCCAGCGCGTGCGCGCGGACTAA